A window of Phycobacter azelaicus contains these coding sequences:
- a CDS encoding exodeoxyribonuclease VII small subunit produces MSETQIPVEEMSFEQAMAELERVVDQLERGDVALDKSIDLYERGAKLKKRCEDELKRAEEKVAAITLDANGTPTGTQPLDAG; encoded by the coding sequence ATGAGCGAAACCCAGATCCCCGTCGAAGAGATGAGCTTTGAACAGGCCATGGCCGAACTGGAGCGCGTGGTGGACCAGCTGGAGCGCGGCGACGTGGCGCTCGACAAGTCGATCGACCTTTATGAACGCGGCGCCAAGCTGAAAAAACGTTGCGAGGACGAGCTGAAGCGCGCCGAGGAAAAGGTAGCGGCGATCACTCTTGATGCCAATGGCACCCCCACCGGTACCCAGCCACTGGATGCAGGCTGA
- a CDS encoding polyprenyl synthetase family protein, with product MTADTKTDVRTFKPALLEAQARITTHMHARLGGSDLLHEAMRYAMVGGKMLRGFLVLESARLHAVDDTAALDAALAIECIHAYSLVHDDLPCMDDDDLRRGQPTLHRKWDEATATLTGDALQSFAFELLSAGHMGPQALPLIRALAQSAGKDGMVSGQMLDIAAETADTPLTLEEITRLQARKTGCLIEWSATAGAVLAGADTTALRAYAGALGLAFQIADDILDVEGDVATVGKALRKDETAGKATFVSLLGLNAAKLRAEELCDAACAALSPYGGEGETLKDAARFVISRDS from the coding sequence ATGACCGCCGATACCAAGACCGACGTGCGGACCTTCAAACCTGCGCTTCTGGAGGCGCAAGCGCGCATCACGACGCATATGCATGCCCGGCTCGGCGGCTCGGATCTGCTGCATGAGGCCATGCGCTATGCCATGGTGGGCGGCAAGATGCTGCGCGGCTTCCTTGTGCTGGAAAGCGCCCGCCTCCACGCTGTGGATGACACCGCCGCATTGGACGCCGCGCTGGCCATCGAATGTATCCATGCCTATTCGCTGGTGCATGACGATCTGCCTTGCATGGACGATGACGATCTGCGCCGCGGCCAGCCCACCCTGCACCGCAAATGGGACGAGGCAACGGCAACGCTCACAGGGGATGCCTTGCAGAGCTTTGCCTTCGAGCTGCTTTCTGCGGGCCACATGGGGCCACAGGCCCTGCCCCTGATCCGGGCGCTGGCACAGTCGGCCGGCAAAGACGGGATGGTCTCCGGCCAGATGCTGGATATCGCTGCGGAGACCGCCGACACCCCGCTGACCCTCGAAGAAATCACCCGGCTTCAGGCCCGCAAGACCGGCTGCCTGATCGAATGGTCTGCAACCGCTGGCGCAGTTCTGGCCGGTGCAGATACCACCGCTTTGCGCGCCTATGCAGGCGCCCTTGGCCTTGCCTTTCAGATCGCCGACGACATCTTGGACGTAGAGGGCGATGTCGCAACCGTCGGCAAAGCTCTTCGCAAGGACGAAACCGCCGGAAAGGCCACCTTTGTTTCCCTTCTGGGGCTAAACGCAGCAAAACTACGCGCAGAAGAACTGTGTGACGCCGCCTGCGCCGCACTTTCCCCCTACGGAGGAGAGGGCGAAACCTTGAAGGACGCCGCGCGCTTCGTTATCTCGCGCGACAGCTAA
- a CDS encoding MarR family winged helix-turn-helix transcriptional regulator, with product MPEGRSGQGFGGESLLFLTDEQLRQGIEAMFFAYRGFTADPDRILAEMSYGRAHHRAIHFINRAPGTTVNNLLTILGVTKQSLNRVLRTLIEDGLVESRVGTADKRERHLYLTEQGIALETALSDAQRARMRTAYKEAGPEAVQGFKKVLEAMMDADMRRAYTKLRETGA from the coding sequence ATGCCGGAAGGACGATCAGGCCAGGGATTTGGCGGCGAAAGTCTTCTGTTCCTGACGGATGAGCAGCTGCGCCAGGGGATCGAGGCAATGTTCTTCGCCTACCGTGGCTTTACGGCTGACCCCGACAGGATCCTGGCCGAAATGTCCTACGGACGGGCGCACCACCGGGCGATCCACTTCATCAACCGCGCGCCGGGAACCACGGTGAACAACCTTCTGACCATTCTTGGCGTGACCAAGCAGTCGCTCAACCGGGTGCTGCGCACCCTGATCGAAGACGGCCTTGTGGAAAGCCGTGTGGGCACCGCCGACAAGCGCGAGCGGCATCTCTACCTTACCGAACAGGGCATCGCACTGGAGACCGCCTTGTCCGACGCCCAGCGCGCCCGCATGCGCACAGCATATAAGGAAGCCGGCCCAGAGGCCGTGCAAGGCTTCAAAAAGGTGCTGGAGGCGATGATGGATGCCGACATGCGCCGCGCCTACACCAAGCTGCGCGAGACGGGCGCATGA
- a CDS encoding response regulator: MSGADAHLMIVDDDERIRSLLKKFLMRAGFLVTAARDGAHARRLLAGLDFDLIIMDVMMPGEDGVSLTRALRETMTTPILLLTAKGETSDRIAGLEAGADDYLSKPFEPKELLLRVNAILRRMPDTVAEDSAPKVLHLGDIRYDIERGEMWQGEDLIRLTATESQLMKIFSTCLGEPISRAKLVEDLGRDRGQAQERAVDVQITRLRRKIEADPKQPKYLQTVRGAGYMLAPD, translated from the coding sequence ATGAGCGGGGCCGACGCGCATCTGATGATCGTCGATGATGACGAACGTATTCGCAGCCTCCTGAAAAAGTTCCTCATGCGGGCCGGGTTCCTGGTCACCGCCGCCCGGGACGGCGCCCATGCCAGACGGCTTCTTGCGGGGTTGGACTTCGATCTGATCATCATGGACGTGATGATGCCGGGCGAAGACGGCGTCAGCCTGACCCGCGCGTTGCGCGAAACCATGACAACGCCGATCCTGCTGCTCACCGCCAAGGGCGAAACTTCGGACCGGATCGCAGGGCTTGAAGCCGGCGCGGATGATTACCTTTCCAAACCCTTTGAACCCAAGGAACTGCTGTTGCGTGTCAACGCGATCCTGCGGCGCATGCCCGATACGGTGGCCGAAGACAGCGCACCCAAGGTCCTGCATCTTGGCGATATCCGCTACGACATCGAACGCGGAGAGATGTGGCAGGGCGAAGATCTGATCCGCCTCACCGCGACCGAGAGTCAACTGATGAAGATCTTCTCGACCTGCCTTGGTGAGCCGATTAGCCGCGCCAAACTGGTGGAGGATCTGGGCCGCGATCGGGGCCAGGCGCAGGAACGCGCGGTGGATGTTCAGATCACCCGCCTGCGCCGCAAGATCGAGGCCGACCCCAAACAGCCGAAATACCTGCAGACCGTACGCGGTGCAGGCTACATGCTCGCCCCCGACTGA